The following nucleotide sequence is from Ensifer adhaerens.
CCGTTTCCGGGATCAATCCGGTCGTGTTCTGGCCGGGATAGAGGCTGACGCCCTCGGGATCGCGGTTGGCGTCGATCACGTAGCGGTGGAAGGTGGCGCGAACGACGGTCACCTCCGGCAGCAGGCCATCATAAAGTTGATGGATATGCCAGTCGGTATCGGCGAGGATCCGACCGTTATCGTTCAGCCGATCCCAGATCGCAGCCGGCACGTCGGTGCCGGTATGCGGAAAGCCGAGAATGACCGGCGAGTTGCCTTGTCTGACTTCGACGACCGCCATTTCAGGCCTCCAGGCTTGGCAGGATACCGGCGGAGACGGCGGCGTTCAGACGGCCCGAGGCGATGAGGTCGCCGGCGGCCTTGAGGTCGTTGGCCATGTAGCGGTCCTCTTCGATCGTCGGCGAGACGGCGCGAAGGGCGGCAGCGGCCTTCTGTAATTCAGGGCTCGTGGCGAGCGGCGCGCGGAATTCGACGCCTTGGACGGCGGTCAGTGCTTCGATGCCGACGATTGAGAACAGGTTCTCGGTCATCTGCAGCAGGCGGCGCGCGCCGTGGCAGGCCATGGAAACGTGGTCTTCCTGGTTCGCCGACGTCGGCGTCGAGTCGACAGACGCCGGATGCGAGAGCTGCTTGTTCTCCGACATCAGCGCCGCCGAGGTGACTTCCGCGATCATCAGACCAGAGTTCAGGCCCGGCTTCTTGGCGAGGAAGGCCGGCAGGCCGTAGGAGAGAGCCGGGTCTACGAGCAGCGCGATGCGGCGCTGCGAGATCGCGCCGATCTCGCAGACGGCAAGGGCGATCTGGTCGGCGGCAAAGGCAACCGGCTCGGCGTGGAAGTTGCCGCCGGAGACGACCGAGTTGTCTGAAAGAACGAGCGGGTTGTCGGTGACGGCGTTGGCTTCGGTTTCAAGCACGCGGGCGACCGAGCGCAGCAGATCGAGGCAGGCGCCGTCGACCTGCGGCTGGCAGCGGATGCAATAGGGATCCTGCACGCGCTCATCGCCTTCGATGTGGCTTTCGCGGATTGCCGAGCCGGCAAGCAGCGCGCGGAGAGCCGCGGCCGTATCGATCTGGCCGCGATGACCGCGCAACGTATGGATATCCGGATGGAAGGGCGCTGACGAGCCCATGGCCGCATCGGTCGACATGGCGCCGGTGATGAGTGCCGCCTGTGCGGCACGATGGGCGCGGAAGAGACCGGCGAGTGCCAGCGCCGTCGACGTCTGGGTGCCGTTGATCAGCGCAAGGCCTTCCTTGGCGGCCAGCACCACCGGTTTGAGGCCGGCGGCGGACAGCGCTTCGCCGCCGGACATGCGACGGCCTTCGAAATAAGCTTCGCCGTGGCCCATCATGACTGCGGCCATATGGGCGAGCGGGGCGAGGTCGCCGGAGGCGCCGACCGAGCCCTTTTCGGGAATGACAGGGATGACGCCCTTTTCGAGCATGGCTTCGATCAGCCGCACGAGTTCGAGGCGGACGCCGGAGGCGCCGCGACCGA
It contains:
- the hutH gene encoding histidine ammonia-lyase → MTITLHPGSVPLRDLETIYWSGEPARLDPSFDAGINKAAARIAEIVAGNAPVYGINTGFGKLASIKIDSADVATLQRNLILSHCCGVGEPLAENVVRLILSLKLVSLGRGASGVRLELVRLIEAMLEKGVIPVIPEKGSVGASGDLAPLAHMAAVMMGHGEAYFEGRRMSGGEALSAAGLKPVVLAAKEGLALINGTQTSTALALAGLFRAHRAAQAALITGAMSTDAAMGSSAPFHPDIHTLRGHRGQIDTAAALRALLAGSAIRESHIEGDERVQDPYCIRCQPQVDGACLDLLRSVARVLETEANAVTDNPLVLSDNSVVSGGNFHAEPVAFAADQIALAVCEIGAISQRRIALLVDPALSYGLPAFLAKKPGLNSGLMIAEVTSAALMSENKQLSHPASVDSTPTSANQEDHVSMACHGARRLLQMTENLFSIVGIEALTAVQGVEFRAPLATSPELQKAAAALRAVSPTIEEDRYMANDLKAAGDLIASGRLNAAVSAGILPSLEA